One stretch of Streptomyces sp. NBC_01363 DNA includes these proteins:
- a CDS encoding DUF6879 family protein, whose protein sequence is MPQNAQPQQERQEPAPPSFAEVIQDTERSAVHLEMRDAYFDNERFAAWRDGERVNWEDRASWWRGFHDLVARAVARGVVIRRLRVVSEPVSEYIRWEHYVTRANVEAGEQVRWLPRRLATSLHLPGNDYWLFDERLARVHHFAGDGALVEDEFSTETGLLKGLSDSFETLWEHGIPHSEFHV, encoded by the coding sequence AGCTTCGCTGAGGTCATCCAGGACACGGAGCGCTCCGCGGTCCACCTGGAGATGCGTGACGCGTACTTCGACAACGAGCGCTTCGCCGCCTGGCGTGATGGAGAACGGGTCAACTGGGAGGACCGCGCCTCGTGGTGGCGCGGCTTCCACGATTTGGTGGCCCGGGCCGTTGCCCGTGGCGTCGTGATCCGCCGCCTCCGTGTCGTCAGTGAGCCCGTTTCGGAGTACATCCGCTGGGAGCACTACGTGACCCGGGCCAACGTCGAGGCCGGCGAGCAGGTCCGTTGGTTGCCCCGGCGTCTCGCCACGAGTCTGCACTTGCCCGGAAACGACTACTGGCTTTTCGATGAGCGGCTGGCCCGCGTCCACCACTTCGCAGGCGACGGTGCCCTGGTGGAAGACGAGTTCAGCACGGAGACGGGGCTCCTCAAGGGCCTCTCCGATTCCTTCGAGACCTTGTGGGAGCACGGGATCCCGCATAGCGAGTTCCACGTCTGA
- a CDS encoding helix-turn-helix transcriptional regulator: MSSSPSSSAQAAREQVARRLADLRRDAGPTMQELADRCHWNKAKTSRIEAVRTTPSDADIRAWCHARDAKDQTADLIEASRSADSMYVEWRRTQRTGLRRGQEASVPLYDRTKLFRIYCVKVLPGLLQTGGYARALLSRIADFRGVPDDSAQAAAARVDRSKVIRDGRHRVVLLIEEDALYHRIGDEDVMRGQLHYLLTTMSLPALSLGIIPRATPRHMWGIETFTVFDDKRVHVELLAAKVTVTTPSEVEIYLRACTRLSEMAVVGARARALIQEAIHSLG, from the coding sequence ATGTCATCGTCTCCGTCCTCCAGCGCCCAGGCAGCCAGAGAGCAAGTCGCCCGGCGGCTCGCAGATCTCCGGCGTGACGCCGGCCCGACGATGCAGGAGCTGGCTGATCGGTGCCACTGGAACAAGGCCAAGACCTCCCGTATCGAGGCCGTCAGGACCACACCCTCAGACGCTGATATCCGGGCCTGGTGCCATGCCCGCGACGCGAAGGACCAGACGGCCGACCTCATCGAAGCGTCCCGGTCGGCCGACTCCATGTACGTGGAGTGGCGCCGGACGCAGCGCACAGGGCTGCGAAGAGGCCAAGAGGCGAGTGTCCCCCTCTACGACCGCACCAAGCTCTTCCGCATCTACTGCGTGAAAGTCCTCCCCGGTCTGCTCCAGACCGGGGGCTACGCCAGGGCTCTGCTGTCCAGGATCGCGGACTTCCGGGGTGTGCCTGACGATTCGGCCCAGGCTGCTGCTGCCCGCGTGGACCGGTCGAAGGTCATCCGCGACGGCCGGCATCGCGTCGTACTCCTCATTGAGGAAGACGCTCTGTACCACCGCATCGGCGACGAAGACGTGATGAGAGGCCAGCTCCACTACCTACTCACGACCATGTCCCTCCCGGCTCTCTCCTTGGGGATCATCCCTCGTGCGACTCCACGCCACATGTGGGGCATCGAGACGTTCACCGTGTTCGACGACAAGAGGGTCCACGTCGAGCTGCTGGCGGCCAAGGTCACTGTGACGACGCCCAGCGAGGTCGAGATCTACTTGCGTGCTTGCACACGCCTGTCCGAGATGGCCGTGGTCGGTGCCCGAGCCAGGGCTCTGATCCAGGAAGCGATCCACTCCCTCGGATAA
- a CDS encoding DUF397 domain-containing protein has product MDGNLYALAVPESAAFEQYCGGNLGGSNETCVSFAAIPGAESSFVVRDSKPEGAGKELRFTEAELDAFAAGWVKQRGLTV; this is encoded by the coding sequence ATGGACGGAAACCTCTACGCACTGGCCGTACCCGAGAGCGCCGCGTTCGAGCAGTACTGCGGAGGCAACCTCGGCGGCTCCAACGAGACGTGCGTCTCCTTCGCGGCCATCCCCGGCGCGGAGTCCTCGTTCGTCGTCCGCGACAGCAAGCCGGAGGGAGCCGGCAAGGAGCTGCGCTTCACCGAGGCGGAACTCGACGCGTTCGCGGCGGGCTGGGTCAAGCAGCGGGGCCTGACGGTCTAA
- a CDS encoding peroxiredoxin, which translates to MLTVGDKFPEFELTACVSLEKGKEFETITHKTYEGWKVVFAWPKDFTFVCPTEIAAFGKLNEEFADRDAQILGFSGDSEFVHHAWRKDHPDLTDLPFPMLADSKHELMRDLGIEGEDGFAQRAVFIVDQNNEIQFTMVTAGSVGRNPKEVLRVLDALQTDELCPCNWTKGESTLDPVALLSGE; encoded by the coding sequence ATGCTGACCGTCGGTGACAAGTTCCCCGAGTTCGAACTGACTGCTTGCGTCTCCCTGGAGAAGGGCAAGGAGTTCGAGACCATCACCCACAAGACGTATGAGGGTTGGAAAGTGGTCTTCGCGTGGCCGAAGGACTTCACCTTCGTGTGCCCCACCGAGATCGCCGCCTTCGGCAAGCTGAACGAAGAGTTCGCCGACCGTGACGCCCAGATCCTCGGCTTCTCCGGTGACTCCGAGTTCGTGCACCACGCCTGGCGCAAGGACCACCCGGACCTGACCGACCTGCCCTTCCCGATGCTGGCCGACTCGAAGCACGAGCTCATGCGTGACCTCGGCATCGAGGGCGAGGACGGCTTCGCCCAGCGCGCCGTCTTCATCGTCGACCAGAACAACGAGATCCAGTTCACGATGGTGACCGCCGGTTCCGTGGGCCGTAACCCCAAGGAGGTCCTGCGGGTCCTGGACGCCCTGCAGACCGACGAGCTGTGCCCGTGCAACTGGACCAAGGGCGAGAGCACCCTCGACCCGGTCGCCCTCCTCTCGGGCGAGTGA
- a CDS encoding alkyl hydroperoxide reductase, with amino-acid sequence MALDELKAAVPDFAKDLKLNLGSVIGNSELPQQQLWGTVLACAIASRSPKVLRELEPEAKANLSAEAYTAAKSAAAIMAMNNVFYRTRHLLSDPEYGTLRAGLRMNVIGKPGVEKIDFELWSLAVSAINGCGQCLDSHEQVLRKAGVDRETIQEAVKIASVIQAVGVTLDAEAVLAE; translated from the coding sequence ATGGCACTCGACGAACTGAAGGCCGCCGTTCCTGACTTCGCCAAGGACCTGAAGCTGAACCTCGGTTCGGTCATCGGGAACAGCGAGCTGCCGCAGCAGCAGCTCTGGGGCACCGTCCTCGCCTGCGCGATCGCCTCGCGCTCGCCGAAGGTGCTGCGCGAGCTGGAGCCGGAGGCGAAGGCCAACCTCTCCGCGGAGGCGTACACCGCCGCGAAGTCGGCCGCCGCCATCATGGCGATGAACAACGTCTTCTACCGGACCCGGCACCTGCTGTCGGACCCCGAGTACGGGACACTCCGGGCCGGTCTGCGGATGAACGTCATCGGCAAGCCCGGCGTGGAGAAGATCGACTTCGAGCTGTGGTCGCTCGCCGTCTCCGCGATCAACGGCTGCGGCCAGTGCCTGGACTCCCACGAGCAGGTGCTGCGCAAGGCCGGCGTGGACCGTGAGACCATTCAGGAAGCCGTCAAGATCGCCTCGGTGATTCAGGCGGTCGGCGTGACCCTCGATGCCGAGGCCGTGCTCGCCGAGTAG
- a CDS encoding AI-2E family transporter, whose product MSKLPGWLGRLGAELTELGDRLEQRRAEAAGDEAAGDASARTELPVPASAVPAGAAPSGDVPSAAVPHEEARRDAVADHVPPPPSYAPSVAARPDPVAAIPWGMRVAAEAGWRLLVLAGTLWVLMRVISAVQLVVLAFVAALLVTAMLQPTVARLRRYGLPRGLATAVTAILGFVIMGLVGWFVVWQVMDNLDTLSDKVRDGIDELKHWLLDSPFHVTEQQINDVAKNLSDTIGTNTEQITSAGLQGVTVMAEVLTGILLAMFSTLFLLYDGRRIWHWVLKLVPAQARPGVAGAGPRAWRTLTAYVRGTVIVALIDAIFIGLGIFFLDVPMAVPLAVFIFLFAFIPLVGAVISGALAVVVALVTEGVFTALMVLAVVLAVQQIEGHVLQPFILGRAVRVHPLAVVLSVAAGGMIAGIGGAVVAVPLVAVTNTVVGYLRAYGQEQALRYAPSPRGATAVDVAPTPAPGSPPEDIDYGDGGGTKNGPGK is encoded by the coding sequence ATGTCGAAACTTCCGGGGTGGCTCGGTCGGCTGGGTGCCGAACTGACCGAACTGGGCGATCGGCTGGAGCAGCGCAGGGCCGAGGCCGCGGGGGACGAGGCCGCGGGGGACGCGTCCGCGCGGACCGAACTGCCGGTGCCCGCCTCCGCCGTGCCCGCCGGAGCCGCGCCGTCCGGAGACGTACCGTCCGCGGCCGTGCCGCACGAGGAGGCCCGGCGCGACGCCGTGGCCGACCATGTGCCGCCGCCGCCCTCGTACGCCCCTTCCGTCGCCGCCCGGCCCGATCCGGTCGCGGCGATCCCCTGGGGGATGCGGGTCGCGGCCGAGGCGGGCTGGCGGCTGCTCGTCCTGGCGGGCACCCTCTGGGTGCTGATGCGGGTCATCAGTGCCGTGCAGCTGGTGGTCCTGGCCTTCGTCGCCGCGCTGCTCGTCACCGCGATGCTGCAACCGACCGTTGCCCGGCTGAGGCGCTACGGGCTGCCGCGCGGCCTGGCCACCGCCGTCACGGCGATCCTGGGCTTCGTCATCATGGGCCTGGTCGGCTGGTTCGTGGTCTGGCAGGTCATGGACAACCTCGACACCCTCTCCGACAAGGTGCGGGACGGTATCGACGAGTTGAAGCACTGGCTGCTCGACAGCCCCTTCCATGTCACCGAGCAGCAGATCAACGATGTCGCGAAGAACCTCAGCGACACCATCGGCACCAACACCGAGCAGATCACCTCCGCCGGTCTCCAGGGCGTCACCGTGATGGCGGAGGTCCTCACCGGGATACTGCTGGCGATGTTCTCGACGCTCTTCCTGCTCTACGACGGGAGGCGCATCTGGCACTGGGTGCTGAAGCTGGTGCCGGCCCAGGCGCGGCCGGGTGTCGCGGGCGCCGGGCCGCGCGCCTGGCGGACGCTGACCGCCTATGTGCGGGGCACCGTCATAGTGGCGCTGATCGACGCGATCTTCATCGGGCTCGGGATCTTCTTCCTCGATGTGCCGATGGCGGTGCCGCTGGCCGTCTTCATCTTCCTCTTCGCCTTCATCCCGCTGGTCGGCGCCGTGATCTCCGGGGCGCTGGCGGTGGTCGTCGCGCTGGTCACCGAGGGCGTGTTCACCGCCCTGATGGTGCTGGCGGTGGTGCTCGCCGTGCAGCAGATCGAGGGCCATGTGCTGCAGCCGTTCATCCTGGGCCGCGCGGTGCGGGTGCATCCGCTCGCCGTCGTCCTCTCGGTCGCCGCGGGCGGCATGATCGCCGGCATCGGCGGCGCGGTCGTCGCGGTGCCGCTGGTCGCGGTCACCAACACGGTGGTCGGCTATCTACGGGCGTACGGGCAGGAGCAGGCGCTGCGGTACGCGCCGTCCCCGCGCGGGGCGACCGCGGTCGACGTCGCTCCGACACCCGCGCCGGGATCGCCGCCCGAGGACATCGACTACGGCGACGGCGGCGGCACGAAGAACGGGCCCGGCAAGTAG
- a CDS encoding transglycosylase SLT domain-containing protein, translating to MSRISVRGFAVASATAVTTVGAVVGVASGSTPAVDDNNFEATAADTTLLADIPAGQQAQVQTASLTQQADAQASAADAAAKKSVEEAARIQAAKDAKSKKAAAEDKLEQERKEKKEKDAAERASRSSVRSASAFAQQGSYTVAEIQAMARQMVPADQFQCFSNIVNVESSWNYRAVNQSSGAYGLVQALPGSKMSTAGADWQTNPATQIKWGLSYMNSGRYGSPCGAWAFWQANHWY from the coding sequence GTGAGCCGGATCTCGGTCCGGGGGTTCGCCGTGGCATCCGCCACTGCCGTAACCACCGTTGGCGCCGTCGTTGGCGTTGCCTCGGGCAGCACCCCTGCTGTCGACGACAACAACTTCGAGGCGACCGCAGCCGACACCACGCTGCTCGCAGACATCCCCGCGGGCCAGCAGGCCCAGGTGCAGACCGCCTCGCTGACCCAGCAGGCCGATGCCCAGGCTTCCGCCGCCGACGCTGCGGCGAAGAAGTCCGTGGAGGAAGCGGCCCGCATCCAGGCAGCCAAGGACGCCAAGTCGAAGAAGGCGGCGGCCGAGGACAAGCTGGAGCAGGAGCGCAAGGAGAAGAAGGAAAAGGATGCGGCCGAGCGCGCCAGCCGCTCCTCGGTCCGCAGCGCTTCCGCGTTCGCCCAGCAGGGCTCGTACACCGTGGCCGAGATCCAGGCGATGGCGCGTCAGATGGTGCCCGCCGACCAGTTCCAGTGCTTCAGCAACATCGTGAACGTCGAGTCGAGCTGGAACTACCGGGCGGTCAACCAGAGTTCCGGTGCCTACGGCCTCGTCCAGGCGCTGCCCGGCTCGAAGATGTCGACCGCCGGCGCCGACTGGCAGACCAACCCGGCCACCCAGATCAAGTGGGGCCTCAGCTACATGAACAGCGGCCGCTACGGAAGCCCGTGCGGTGCCTGGGCCTTCTGGCAGGCCAACCACTGGTACTAG
- a CDS encoding PhoH family protein, which produces MVTSTKRRMPDRRTYVLDTSVLLADPNAMARFDEHEVVLPIVVVTELEAKRHHPELGYFARQALRLLDDFRVRYGRLDAPIPLGDLGGTLRVELNHSDPGVLPAGYRLGDNDSRILAVARNLQAEGYDVTVVSKDLPLRIKASSVGLLAEEYRAELAITDSGWTGMSELSLAGEQVDLLYGEETLYVPEVAELPVHTGLVLQSERGKALGRVTAEGNVRLVRGDREAFGIHGRSAEQRIALDLLLDQDVGIVSLGGRAGTGKSALALCAGLEAVLERRQHQKVMVFRPLYAVGGQELGYLPGTEAEKMSPWAQAVFDTLSAVAGREIIEEVLGRGMLEILPLTHIRGRSLHDSFVIVDEAQSLERNVLLTVLSRIGANSRVVLTHDVAQRDNLRVGRYDGVVAVVEKLKGHPLFAHVTLSRSERSQIAALVTEMLEEGQI; this is translated from the coding sequence GTGGTGACCAGCACAAAGCGCCGCATGCCCGACAGGCGCACCTATGTTCTCGACACCAGCGTCCTGCTGGCCGATCCGAACGCCATGGCCCGGTTCGACGAGCACGAAGTCGTGCTCCCGATCGTCGTGGTCACGGAACTGGAGGCCAAACGGCACCACCCGGAGCTCGGCTACTTCGCCCGGCAGGCCCTGCGCCTGCTGGACGACTTCCGGGTCCGGTACGGCCGGCTCGACGCCCCGATCCCGCTCGGGGATCTGGGCGGGACGCTGCGCGTCGAACTCAACCATTCCGACCCCGGCGTACTGCCAGCCGGCTACCGGTTGGGGGACAACGACTCACGGATCCTCGCGGTCGCGCGCAACCTCCAGGCCGAGGGGTACGACGTCACGGTCGTCTCCAAGGACCTGCCCCTGCGCATCAAGGCGTCCTCGGTCGGCCTCCTCGCGGAGGAGTACCGCGCCGAACTCGCCATCACCGACTCCGGCTGGACGGGTATGTCGGAGCTCTCCCTCGCCGGTGAGCAGGTGGATCTGCTCTACGGGGAGGAGACGCTCTACGTACCCGAAGTCGCCGAGCTGCCCGTGCACACCGGACTGGTCCTCCAGTCCGAGCGCGGCAAGGCGCTCGGCCGGGTCACCGCCGAGGGCAATGTGCGCCTGGTGCGCGGCGACCGGGAGGCCTTCGGCATCCACGGTCGCAGCGCCGAACAGCGCATCGCCCTCGATCTCCTCCTCGACCAGGACGTCGGCATCGTGTCGCTGGGCGGCCGGGCCGGCACCGGCAAGTCGGCGCTGGCGCTCTGCGCCGGGCTCGAAGCCGTCCTGGAGCGCAGGCAGCACCAGAAGGTGATGGTCTTCCGCCCGCTGTACGCGGTCGGCGGGCAGGAGCTGGGCTATCTCCCCGGCACCGAGGCCGAGAAGATGAGCCCCTGGGCGCAGGCCGTCTTCGACACGCTCTCGGCGGTCGCCGGGCGCGAGATCATCGAGGAGGTGCTGGGGCGCGGGATGCTGGAGATCCTGCCGCTCACCCACATCCGGGGCCGCTCGCTCCACGACTCCTTCGTGATCGTCGACGAGGCGCAGTCGCTCGAACGGAACGTACTGCTGACCGTGTTGTCCCGGATCGGGGCGAATTCCCGGGTGGTGCTCACGCATGACGTGGCCCAGCGGGACAACCTCAGGGTCGGCCGGTACGACGGAGTCGTCGCCGTGGTCGAGAAACTGAAGGGCCATCCGCTCTTCGCGCATGTCACGCTCAGCCGCTCCGAGCGCTCGCAGATCGCCGCACTGGTGACCGAAATGCTGGAGGAAGGCCAGATCTGA
- a CDS encoding isoprenyl transferase — MNLRDLVYGLYARRVEARLDHTQVPKHIGVILDGNRRWAKASGGTAAQGHQAGADKIKELLGWCSETDVEVVTLWLLSTDNFDRPESELTPLLGIIENTVRDLASDGRWRVHHVGTLDLLPAHTQTVLKEAEQATIGVDGILVNVAVGYGGRQEIADAVRSLLLDHSAKGTSFEDLAEIVSTDLISEHLYTRGQPDPDLVIRTSGEQRLSGFMLWQTAHSEYYFCEVFWPAFRKVDFLRALRDYAARGRRYGG; from the coding sequence GTGAACTTGCGCGACCTGGTGTACGGGCTCTACGCGCGCCGGGTGGAGGCCCGCCTCGACCACACCCAGGTGCCCAAGCACATCGGTGTCATCCTCGACGGCAACCGGCGCTGGGCGAAGGCGTCCGGAGGCACGGCCGCGCAGGGGCACCAGGCCGGCGCGGACAAGATCAAGGAACTTCTCGGCTGGTGCAGCGAGACGGATGTGGAAGTCGTCACGCTCTGGCTGCTCTCCACGGACAACTTCGACCGCCCCGAGTCCGAGCTGACGCCGCTCCTCGGGATCATCGAGAACACCGTGCGCGACCTCGCGTCGGACGGCCGCTGGCGGGTCCACCACGTCGGCACGCTCGACCTGCTGCCCGCGCACACCCAGACGGTGCTCAAGGAGGCCGAACAGGCCACGATCGGTGTCGACGGAATACTGGTCAATGTCGCCGTCGGCTACGGCGGGCGCCAGGAGATCGCCGACGCGGTCCGCTCGCTGCTGCTGGACCACTCCGCCAAGGGGACGTCGTTCGAGGACCTGGCGGAGATCGTCTCCACCGACCTGATCTCCGAGCACCTCTACACCCGGGGCCAGCCCGACCCGGACCTGGTCATCCGCACCAGCGGCGAGCAGCGACTGTCCGGCTTCATGCTCTGGCAGACCGCGCACTCCGAGTACTACTTCTGCGAGGTCTTCTGGCCGGCCTTCCGCAAGGTCGACTTCCTCCGCGCGCTGCGTGACTACGCCGCCCGGGGCCGCCGCTACGGCGGCTGA
- the mgrA gene encoding L-glyceraldehyde 3-phosphate reductase — translation MTDSPLYYQAAGSRYDSMEYRRTGRSGLKLPAVSLGLWHNFGDDRTLDSQRAILRRAFDLGVTHFDLANNYGPPPGSAELNFGKLFRQDFAPYRDELIISTKAGYEMHPGPYGEWGSRKYLLSSLDASLNRMGLDYVDIFYSHRFDPETPLEETMGALASAVQQGKALYAGVSSYNTEQTAEAAGLLKEMGVPALIHQPSYSMINRWIEDDDLLDTLETAGMGCISFVPLAQGLLTGKYLAGIPEGSRATQGKSLDPGLLSDEVVRRLNGLNDIAHRRGQSLAQLALCWVLRDSRMTSALIGASSVKQLEENVAALGGQPLSAEELKEIDTFAVDTEGTNIWAGRG, via the coding sequence GTGACTGATTCTCCTCTCTACTACCAGGCCGCCGGATCGCGCTACGACTCGATGGAGTACCGCCGCACCGGCCGCAGCGGTCTCAAGCTTCCCGCCGTCTCCCTCGGCCTCTGGCACAACTTCGGCGACGACCGCACGCTGGACTCCCAGCGGGCGATCCTGCGCCGTGCCTTCGACCTCGGTGTGACCCACTTCGATCTTGCCAACAACTACGGGCCGCCGCCCGGCTCCGCCGAGCTCAACTTCGGCAAGCTGTTCCGCCAGGACTTCGCCCCGTACCGGGACGAGCTGATCATCTCCACCAAGGCCGGCTACGAGATGCACCCCGGCCCGTACGGCGAATGGGGTTCCCGCAAGTACCTGCTGTCGTCGCTCGACGCCTCGCTGAACCGGATGGGGCTGGATTACGTCGACATCTTCTACTCCCACCGCTTCGACCCGGAGACCCCGCTGGAGGAGACGATGGGGGCACTGGCCTCCGCCGTCCAGCAGGGCAAGGCGCTGTACGCGGGTGTGTCCTCGTACAACACGGAGCAGACCGCCGAGGCGGCCGGGCTGCTCAAGGAGATGGGCGTACCGGCGCTGATCCACCAGCCGTCCTACTCGATGATCAACCGCTGGATCGAGGACGACGACCTGCTCGACACCCTGGAGACGGCCGGCATGGGCTGCATCTCCTTCGTGCCGCTCGCCCAGGGCCTGCTCACCGGCAAGTACCTGGCGGGCATCCCGGAGGGGTCCCGCGCCACCCAGGGCAAGTCCCTGGATCCCGGTCTGCTCTCGGACGAGGTGGTCCGCCGGCTGAACGGGTTGAACGACATCGCCCACCGTCGCGGCCAGTCGCTCGCCCAGCTGGCGCTCTGCTGGGTGCTGCGCGACAGCCGTATGACGTCTGCCCTGATCGGCGCGTCGAGCGTGAAGCAGCTGGAGGAGAACGTCGCGGCGCTCGGCGGACAGCCGCTGTCCGCCGAGGAGTTGAAGGAGATCGACACCTTCGCCGTGGACACCGAGGGCACCAACATCTGGGCCGGACGGGGCTGA
- a CDS encoding winged helix DNA-binding domain-containing protein, whose amino-acid sequence MTTRTASVTWTAANARRMARQGLTAPGRLGPADVVGTLPAAHAQVLSAAELSVGLRTTGVTRAGVRDALWKDRTLVKTFGPRGTVHLLPMSELPLWTGALSALPVGRNPFAKDARMTPEQVEAVLAAIEEALTGVALTVDELSEAVVERAGAWAGDLVMPAFQGMWPRWRQVMHLAGHRGVLCFAPDRGRKVTYTRPGVVPLDGPEALAGLVRRYLHAYGPATPAHFAKWLALSPAWSAELFAGTAARGEIEQVTYEGGPAWVVAGDTGFPAEPVRGVRLLPYFDAFLIASQPREQLFPGAAYTRALAGGQAGNFPVLLVDGTAAGVWHQRRSGRRIAVTVEPLVPLTAGQLRELEAEVARVGEVLEGNAELTVGKVMVGAHA is encoded by the coding sequence ATGACGACCCGAACCGCATCCGTGACCTGGACCGCCGCGAACGCCCGCCGGATGGCGCGCCAGGGGCTCACCGCCCCCGGTCGCCTCGGCCCCGCCGACGTGGTCGGTACGCTGCCGGCCGCGCACGCCCAGGTACTCTCGGCCGCCGAGCTCTCCGTCGGGCTGCGGACGACGGGCGTGACCCGTGCCGGGGTGCGCGACGCACTGTGGAAGGACCGCACCCTGGTCAAGACCTTCGGGCCGCGCGGCACCGTCCACCTGCTGCCGATGTCCGAACTTCCCCTGTGGACCGGCGCGTTGTCCGCGCTGCCGGTCGGGCGCAACCCGTTCGCCAAGGACGCCCGGATGACACCGGAGCAGGTCGAGGCGGTGCTCGCCGCGATCGAGGAGGCGCTGACCGGGGTCGCGCTGACCGTCGACGAGCTCTCCGAGGCGGTCGTGGAGCGGGCCGGGGCGTGGGCGGGGGACCTGGTGATGCCCGCGTTCCAGGGGATGTGGCCGCGCTGGCGGCAGGTGATGCATCTGGCGGGCCACCGCGGCGTGCTGTGCTTCGCACCGGATCGCGGCCGCAAGGTCACCTACACCCGCCCCGGCGTCGTACCGCTCGACGGACCCGAGGCCCTCGCCGGTCTCGTACGCCGCTATCTGCACGCGTACGGACCCGCCACGCCCGCGCACTTCGCGAAGTGGCTGGCGCTGTCTCCTGCCTGGTCGGCGGAGCTGTTCGCGGGGACGGCCGCGCGCGGGGAGATCGAGCAGGTGACGTACGAGGGCGGGCCGGCCTGGGTGGTGGCGGGCGACACCGGCTTCCCGGCGGAGCCGGTCCGCGGGGTGCGGCTGCTCCCCTACTTCGACGCCTTCCTCATCGCGTCCCAGCCGCGCGAGCAACTCTTCCCCGGTGCGGCGTACACACGGGCGCTGGCGGGCGGCCAGGCGGGGAACTTCCCGGTGCTGCTGGTCGACGGCACGGCCGCCGGGGTGTGGCACCAGCGGCGTTCGGGCCGCCGGATCGCGGTCACCGTGGAGCCGCTGGTGCCCCTGACCGCCGGGCAGCTGCGGGAGCTGGAGGCGGAGGTGGCACGGGTCGGTGAGGTGCTGGAGGGGAACGCGGAGCTGACGGTGGGCAAGGTGATGGTGGGGGCACACGCGTAG
- a CDS encoding class I SAM-dependent methyltransferase, translating to MSGASEEAAAEAKRARFEALVLEAATASVDGWDFAWLDGRATEQRPSWGYARAMADRMGRAGAALDIQTGGGEVLASVPKLPPLAVATESWPPNIARATALLHPLGVAVVADPDEPPLPFGDNAFDLVVSRHPVTTWWAEIARVLAPGGTYFSQQVGPASVFELVEYFLGPQPPEVRGSRDPEQARAAAEAVGLEVVDLRAETLRTEFFDIGAVVYFLRKVIWMVPGFTVEEYRPRLAELHHLIETEGPFVAHTTRFLIEARKPDVRP from the coding sequence ATGTCCGGAGCATCCGAAGAAGCGGCCGCCGAAGCGAAACGCGCACGATTCGAAGCCCTCGTCCTGGAGGCGGCCACCGCCTCCGTCGACGGCTGGGACTTCGCCTGGCTCGACGGCAGGGCCACCGAGCAGCGCCCCTCCTGGGGCTATGCCCGTGCCATGGCGGACCGTATGGGACGCGCCGGGGCCGCGCTCGACATCCAGACCGGCGGCGGCGAGGTCCTCGCCTCCGTACCGAAGCTGCCGCCGCTCGCCGTCGCCACCGAGTCCTGGCCGCCGAACATCGCCCGTGCCACCGCGCTCCTGCACCCGCTCGGCGTGGCCGTGGTCGCCGATCCGGACGAGCCGCCGCTGCCGTTCGGCGACAACGCCTTCGACCTGGTGGTCAGCCGGCATCCGGTGACGACCTGGTGGGCGGAGATCGCGCGGGTGCTCGCCCCCGGCGGCACGTACTTCTCGCAACAGGTCGGCCCGGCCAGCGTCTTCGAGCTCGTCGAGTACTTCCTCGGCCCGCAGCCCCCCGAGGTGCGCGGCTCCCGCGACCCCGAACAGGCGCGGGCGGCGGCCGAGGCGGTGGGCCTGGAGGTCGTCGATCTGCGGGCGGAGACCCTGCGCACCGAGTTCTTCGATATCGGCGCCGTCGTCTACTTCCTGCGCAAGGTGATCTGGATGGTGCCGGGCTTCACCGTCGAGGAGTACCGGCCGCGACTGGCCGAGCTGCACCACCTGATCGAGACCGAGGGGCCGTTCGTCGCCCACACCACCCGATTCCTGATCGAGGCCCGCAAACCGGATGTCCGGCCCTGA
- a CDS encoding beta/gamma crystallin domain-containing protein yields MISKTKRAARWVAVALATTAALTISMPSGDAFAIDHVQCVGGENFLKIWSHFEGRDSVDCYANGGKTDFGGWWVDRISTGNNDLIYYDANGDSVKIERWHDITFPNHPPKVVAIQIV; encoded by the coding sequence GTGATCTCGAAAACCAAGAGGGCCGCGCGTTGGGTGGCCGTGGCGCTCGCCACGACTGCCGCGCTCACCATCAGCATGCCGAGTGGTGATGCCTTCGCCATCGACCACGTCCAATGTGTCGGTGGGGAGAACTTCCTGAAGATCTGGTCGCACTTCGAGGGCCGTGACAGCGTCGACTGCTACGCGAACGGCGGGAAGACCGACTTCGGCGGGTGGTGGGTCGACCGGATCTCCACGGGCAACAACGACCTGATCTACTACGACGCCAATGGTGACTCGGTGAAGATCGAGCGCTGGCACGACATCACCTTCCCGAACCATCCGCCGAAGGTCGTCGCCATCCAGATCGTGTGA